A portion of the Lysinibacillus timonensis genome contains these proteins:
- the ltrA gene encoding group II intron reverse transcriptase/maturase, translating to MQRPQKTSQDGCLQRDKLETEEYARVCSPAVKEVGQQDGIDLIDKVIDSNNLFRACKKVKANKGAPGIDGMTVDELFGHVSKYLPHLKRKLKDGSYKPLPVKRVEIPKADGTKRKLGIPCVRDRMVQQAIYQVIGGIIDPKFSDSSFGFRPNRNQHQAIKKSIKYYEQGYKVVVDCDLKSYFDTINHQKLMEYLKEFIKDKIILKLIWKFLKSGILENGFTKPTEFGAPQGGVLSPILSNVYLNQLDIELEERGHKFDRFAVAFCIHDKSKRPGERALDSNTKLLEKEQLLTVNKTKSKVGSPTKLKFLGFCIHSTSKSTGCRPHHSAKKRFRDKLKYKTRRNRTGKFEDIVKEINQVTVGWINYYGIGLMKMFIQDMRKWLNHRLRQLIWKRWKKVKTRYYQLRRLGIQHNEAWKVANTRKGYWRISGSETLHKAIRTKTLIKWGIKDLNYLYERRYLSY from the coding sequence GTGCAAAGACCACAGAAAACATCGCAAGATGGCTGTTTGCAAAGGGATAAGTTGGAAACTGAAGAGTATGCAAGAGTGTGTAGTCCTGCCGTTAAAGAAGTAGGTCAACAAGATGGTATCGATTTAATTGATAAAGTAATTGATAGTAATAATCTTTTCAGAGCATGTAAGAAGGTTAAAGCCAACAAAGGTGCGCCTGGAATAGATGGAATGACAGTAGATGAACTTTTTGGTCATGTCAGTAAATACCTACCCCATCTTAAGAGAAAACTGAAAGATGGCTCATATAAGCCTCTTCCAGTCAAACGGGTTGAAATCCCGAAGGCGGATGGTACAAAACGAAAATTAGGCATTCCATGTGTTAGAGACCGTATGGTCCAACAAGCAATATATCAAGTAATAGGTGGAATAATAGACCCGAAATTTTCCGATTCAAGTTTTGGTTTTCGACCAAATAGAAACCAACACCAAGCCATAAAGAAATCTATCAAATACTATGAACAAGGCTATAAAGTGGTAGTGGATTGTGATCTCAAAAGTTACTTTGACACCATTAACCATCAAAAGCTAATGGAATACCTCAAGGAATTCATTAAAGATAAAATTATATTAAAGCTAATTTGGAAATTTCTTAAAAGCGGAATATTAGAGAATGGCTTTACCAAACCAACTGAATTCGGTGCGCCTCAAGGCGGTGTACTTTCACCAATTCTTAGTAATGTTTATTTAAATCAGTTAGATATAGAACTGGAGGAAAGAGGACATAAATTCGATCGCTTTGCGGTTGCTTTTTGCATCCACGATAAAAGTAAACGACCTGGTGAACGTGCACTTGATAGCAATACAAAGCTTTTGGAGAAGGAACAGCTGCTGACAGTTAATAAAACTAAAAGTAAGGTGGGGTCTCCGACCAAACTAAAATTTTTAGGTTTCTGTATCCACAGTACATCTAAAAGTACAGGATGTAGACCACACCACTCCGCGAAGAAAAGATTCAGAGATAAACTAAAATATAAAACTAGACGAAATCGTACTGGTAAATTTGAGGATATCGTTAAAGAAATTAATCAAGTTACGGTTGGATGGATAAATTACTATGGCATTGGTTTGATGAAAATGTTCATTCAAGATATGAGAAAGTGGCTAAACCATCGGTTAAGGCAACTTATTTGGAAAAGGTGGAAGAAAGTCAAGACAAGGTACTATCAACTTAGGAGATTAGGTATCCAACACAATGAAGCCTGGAAAGTAGCGAATACCCGTAAGGGTTATTGGAGGATTTCAGGAAGTGAAACTCTACATAAAGCTATTAGAACAAAAACGCTCATCAAATGGGGAATAAAGGACCTTAATTATTTGTATGAGCGTCGATACTTAAGTTATTGA
- a CDS encoding hydrolase: MMLHKEDTVLVLIDIQGKLARIVDQSEFVIQNIVNAVQGAKILGLPILWLEQYPKGLGTTVEEIAQHLDNEQPIEKITFSAYDTPEFVERLEATGRKKVLIAGIETHICVYQTAAHLLSNGYEVEVLADCVSSRTAFSSQIGLQKMAQLGAKLSTVEMALFEMQQIAKGDEFKAISKIIK, encoded by the coding sequence ATGATGTTACACAAAGAGGATACAGTACTTGTATTAATTGATATTCAAGGGAAACTTGCTCGAATCGTCGATCAAAGTGAATTTGTTATTCAAAACATAGTGAATGCCGTTCAAGGGGCAAAAATCTTAGGTTTACCCATATTGTGGTTAGAACAATATCCAAAGGGTTTAGGAACGACTGTGGAAGAAATAGCACAACATTTAGATAACGAACAACCAATAGAGAAAATTACATTTAGTGCATATGATACCCCGGAGTTTGTTGAGCGATTAGAGGCAACTGGTCGAAAAAAAGTACTAATTGCTGGCATCGAAACTCATATATGTGTTTATCAAACAGCTGCACATCTACTTTCAAACGGCTATGAAGTAGAAGTATTAGCAGATTGTGTATCATCACGTACTGCATTTAGTAGTCAAATCGGTCTTCAAAAGATGGCACAGCTTGGAGCGAAATTATCAACAGTAGAAATGGCGCTCTTTGAAATGCAACAAATTGCTAAGGGTGATGAGTTTAAAGCGATTAGTAAAATCATTAAGTAA
- a CDS encoding nucleoside-diphosphate sugar epimerase, whose translation MLKLSWLISLGISLIGFMIIEHFFTIQPDGISGSGNLGAVGIALVFPFLILSLFITYRYFSTITQQAKHPFIRCLFLLSGVGLFIIFTYFANGYKNDVLFSLGGPTSDPNSKIYQYPLLNQYTNRIFFNFYTFGIVHSISVVIGCFVGLLKPKKEELPE comes from the coding sequence TTGTTAAAGTTAAGTTGGCTTATCAGTTTAGGTATTTCTCTAATTGGATTTATGATCATCGAACACTTTTTTACAATACAACCAGATGGGATATCAGGAAGTGGCAATTTAGGAGCCGTTGGGATTGCACTTGTCTTCCCCTTCTTGATACTTAGTTTATTTATAACATATCGTTATTTTTCTACAATTACACAACAGGCAAAACATCCATTCATTCGTTGCTTATTTTTACTTAGTGGTGTTGGTTTGTTTATCATTTTTACTTACTTTGCAAATGGTTATAAAAATGATGTTCTTTTCTCTTTAGGTGGACCAACATCAGATCCCAATTCGAAAATATATCAATATCCACTCTTAAACCAATATACGAATCGTATTTTCTTTAATTTTTATACATTTGGCATTGTACATTCAATAAGTGTAGTGATTGGTTGTTTCGTTGGTTTATTGAAACCAAAAAAAGAAGAGTTACCCGAGTAA